From Microcystis aeruginosa NIES-2549, a single genomic window includes:
- the cobA gene encoding uroporphyrinogen-III C-methyltransferase — MSAVVHPRGKVYLLGAGIGQSSFLTLQARAILATAEVLLYDALVDSQIFSLVPKTCVLVDVGKRGGQPGAEQNQINRILVNYCQEGKRVIRLKSGDPGVFGRVYPEMLALKQAGCDFELITGISSALAAPLLAGIPLTEKDISRCFAVLSAHDTESLDWSALAKIDTLVLLMAGQSLGQIIEKLYQNGRNIDDSIAIIRQAGRKDQKIWRGTLENILAQTAGVSLSPSIMVIGQVVDLAIMSSPPPLGGKTIVITRAAEQTSQFSEILQNQGAEVLEMPALEIRPPDSWQGLDDAIAQLKEFDWLILTSANAVNFFFDRLTFWGKDARALATVKIAVVGKKTSQVLHSRGLKADFIPGDFVADALVNEFPDPIRGQKFLFPRVETGGREILVKELTAKAGQVTEVAAYYSGCPARMDSGIWEAFRDGKVDIVTFASSKTVQNFYQLLRQETAELSVNSLLEKVCLASIGPQTSKTCQELFGRVDIEAQEYTLEGLTSALIEWSKT; from the coding sequence ATGTCAGCAGTCGTCCATCCCCGGGGTAAAGTTTATCTTCTCGGTGCGGGAATCGGTCAGAGCAGTTTTCTCACCCTGCAAGCGCGAGCAATTTTAGCCACGGCCGAGGTTTTGCTGTACGATGCCCTAGTGGATAGTCAAATCTTCTCCCTAGTGCCAAAAACCTGTGTTTTAGTCGATGTAGGCAAACGGGGGGGACAACCCGGGGCCGAGCAGAATCAGATTAATCGGATACTGGTTAATTATTGTCAAGAGGGAAAACGAGTTATTCGGCTTAAAAGTGGTGATCCGGGGGTTTTTGGGCGAGTATATCCTGAAATGTTAGCCTTAAAGCAGGCTGGCTGTGATTTTGAACTGATAACCGGTATTTCCTCCGCTTTAGCCGCTCCTTTATTGGCCGGAATTCCCCTGACCGAAAAGGATATTAGTCGCTGTTTTGCGGTCTTGAGCGCTCACGATACCGAGTCTCTCGATTGGTCAGCCTTAGCTAAAATTGATACACTTGTGCTATTGATGGCCGGTCAGTCTTTAGGGCAAATTATCGAGAAATTATACCAAAATGGGCGGAATATTGACGACTCGATCGCTATTATCCGTCAGGCGGGACGCAAGGATCAAAAAATTTGGCGCGGCACTTTAGAAAATATTCTCGCTCAAACCGCCGGGGTGTCCCTCTCACCCTCTATTATGGTCATTGGTCAAGTTGTGGATCTGGCGATTATGTCTTCTCCCCCACCCCTAGGCGGTAAAACTATTGTTATTACCCGTGCCGCCGAGCAAACGAGTCAATTTAGCGAAATTTTGCAAAATCAAGGCGCAGAAGTCCTGGAAATGCCCGCTTTAGAGATTCGTCCCCCCGACAGTTGGCAAGGTTTAGACGATGCCATCGCTCAGTTAAAAGAGTTTGATTGGCTGATTTTAACTTCTGCCAATGCTGTTAATTTTTTCTTCGATCGCTTGACATTTTGGGGAAAAGATGCTAGGGCTTTAGCGACCGTAAAAATCGCCGTGGTGGGCAAAAAAACCAGCCAAGTTTTGCACTCACGGGGATTAAAAGCGGATTTTATCCCGGGGGATTTTGTCGCCGATGCCTTGGTAAACGAGTTTCCCGACCCGATTAGGGGGCAAAAATTCCTCTTTCCTCGCGTGGAAACGGGAGGCAGAGAGATATTAGTTAAGGAATTAACGGCCAAAGCCGGTCAGGTGACGGAAGTGGCCGCATATTATTCCGGATGTCCGGCACGCATGGATAGTGGCATCTGGGAAGCGTTTCGAGATGGGAAAGTCGATATAGTCACCTTTGCCAGTTCCAAAACCGTCCAGAATTTTTATCAGTTATTGCGACAAGAAACGGCAGAATTATCGGTTAATTCCCTCTTAGAAAAAGTTTGTCTGGCTTCTATTGGTCCGCAAACTTCAAAAACCTGTCAAGAGTTATTTGGTCGTGTTGATATCGAGGCGCAAGAATACACCCTAGAAGGATTGACTAGCGCTTTAATCGAGTGGAGTAAGACCTAA
- a CDS encoding phosphatidate cytidylyltransferase, with translation MTMPPNFSGLTMPWPRIVSAIFAIAFALGIIIVGGWYFTLGIGVIVFLGQLEYFRLVRAKGIEPAAKTTLVVSQLLLLTATMAAPLTDAMFPLAGALICFYLLFQPKMATIADISTSILGLFYGGYLPSYWIRLRVGFSPESGPVAMASNLPLMGYWPESWMEPKLFPAALTVTFLAFGCIWAADIGAYIMGKWLGKTILSLISPKKTVEGSFFGILGSIAVADLGAWYLDWPYWQLTGLILGLLIGIVSLLGDLTESMMKRDAGVKDSGQLIPGHGGILDRTDSYVFTAPLVYYFVTLLLPLLR, from the coding sequence ATGACAATGCCGCCTAACTTCTCTGGATTAACCATGCCTTGGCCACGCATTGTCAGCGCTATTTTTGCTATTGCCTTCGCACTGGGAATTATTATCGTTGGGGGTTGGTATTTCACCCTCGGCATCGGTGTTATCGTCTTTTTGGGACAATTAGAGTATTTTCGCTTAGTTCGCGCTAAAGGCATTGAACCGGCCGCTAAAACCACTCTTGTAGTTTCACAATTATTACTGCTGACGGCAACTATGGCAGCCCCCCTCACCGATGCCATGTTTCCCCTGGCTGGGGCGTTAATTTGTTTTTATCTGCTCTTTCAGCCAAAAATGGCGACAATTGCCGATATTTCCACCTCAATTCTCGGTCTGTTTTACGGTGGTTACTTACCCAGTTATTGGATTCGTTTACGCGTCGGTTTTTCTCCCGAAAGTGGTCCCGTGGCTATGGCCAGTAACTTACCCCTGATGGGATATTGGCCGGAATCCTGGATGGAACCGAAATTATTCCCGGCCGCTTTGACGGTGACTTTTCTAGCTTTCGGTTGCATTTGGGCCGCCGATATCGGAGCCTATATCATGGGAAAATGGTTAGGGAAAACCATTTTATCGCTGATTAGTCCCAAAAAAACCGTGGAAGGTTCCTTTTTTGGCATTTTAGGCAGTATAGCGGTGGCCGATTTGGGTGCTTGGTATTTAGATTGGCCCTATTGGCAGCTGACGGGCTTAATTTTAGGCTTATTAATTGGTATTGTCAGTTTATTGGGCGATTTGACCGAATCGATGATGAAACGCGATGCCGGGGTCAAGGATTCCGGGCAGTTAATCCCCGGTCACGGTGGTATACTCGATCGCACTGATAGTTATGTGTTCACCGCTCCCCTAGTATATTATTTCGTCACTTTACTGCTGCCCTTGTTGCGCTAG
- the cbiT gene encoding precorrin-6Y C5,15-methyltransferase subunit CbiT, producing the protein MTWLYKTPGIPDELFERLPGIPLSKREVRLLMISALRLGDGGVFWDIGAGTGTIPVEIGLLCPNSPIIAIERDEEVASLIRRNCDRFGVKNVTVFEGSAPDCLPNISLAPDRVCIEGGKPIKSVLQEVWQYLKPNGRIVATANNLETLYQFSEGFSNLQARNIEIVQAAVNRLETRGIHQVFAAVDPMFILSGDKL; encoded by the coding sequence ATGACTTGGTTATATAAAACCCCCGGTATTCCCGATGAATTGTTTGAACGTTTGCCCGGGATTCCCCTGAGTAAACGCGAGGTGAGATTATTGATGATTTCCGCTTTGCGGTTAGGTGATGGGGGGGTTTTCTGGGATATAGGCGCAGGAACCGGCACTATTCCCGTTGAAATTGGCTTATTATGCCCCAATAGTCCGATTATTGCTATTGAAAGGGATGAAGAAGTGGCCAGTTTAATCCGCCGTAATTGCGATCGCTTTGGGGTAAAAAATGTTACGGTTTTTGAAGGCAGCGCACCCGATTGTCTGCCCAATATATCCCTCGCACCCGATCGCGTCTGTATCGAGGGCGGCAAACCGATTAAATCGGTTCTGCAAGAAGTGTGGCAATACCTGAAACCCAACGGCCGCATCGTGGCTACGGCCAATAATTTAGAAACCCTCTATCAATTTTCCGAAGGCTTTTCTAATTTACAGGCGCGTAATATCGAGATTGTCCAAGCGGCAGTAAATCGCCTAGAAACTAGGGGTATTCACCAAGTTTTTGCCGCCGTTGATCCCATGTTTATCCTGAGCGGCGATAAACTTTAA
- a CDS encoding PD-(D/E)XK nuclease family protein produces MSNIYRLAQGHLNLLETCPPRFQKVYLEQLNTPADPGQLQRQEWGSQFHLLLQQRELGLPITSLLRENEQLEHCLTALLKAAPAIAQNPGEANREAEHCRSLTVGNYLLTVIYDLILLESDRAVIFDWKTYLKPIDADKLAKNWQTRLYLYVLAETSAYPLDSLSMTYWFVQLPRSPEQITFNYNRKLHQRTGRDLRRLLKDLDLYLSAYQNDLVDFPHRPDCQLHCPYYLRQERSGQIDLPSIEDIPEINPFV; encoded by the coding sequence ATGTCTAATATCTATCGTCTTGCCCAGGGCCATTTAAACCTATTGGAAACCTGTCCACCGAGATTTCAAAAAGTCTATCTAGAGCAACTTAACACACCGGCTGACCCCGGGCAATTGCAGCGGCAAGAATGGGGCAGTCAGTTTCACCTATTATTACAGCAGCGGGAATTAGGGCTGCCGATCACGTCCCTATTACGCGAAAATGAACAGTTAGAACATTGTTTAACGGCCCTATTAAAGGCCGCCCCGGCAATTGCCCAAAATCCGGGAGAAGCTAATCGAGAAGCAGAACATTGTCGCAGTTTAACTGTGGGTAATTATTTATTAACGGTTATCTATGATTTAATTTTACTAGAGAGCGATCGAGCGGTAATTTTTGACTGGAAAACCTACTTAAAACCTATCGATGCCGACAAACTAGCCAAAAATTGGCAGACGAGACTTTATCTGTATGTTTTGGCAGAAACTTCTGCTTATCCTCTTGATAGTTTATCGATGACCTATTGGTTTGTGCAGTTACCCCGCAGCCCCGAACAAATTACTTTTAACTATAATCGCAAACTACACCAACGGACAGGACGGGATTTACGCCGTTTATTGAAGGATCTCGATCTCTATCTATCAGCATACCAAAATGATTTAGTCGATTTTCCCCATCGTCCCGATTGTCAGCTTCATTGTCCCTATTATCTTAGACAAGAGCGATCGGGCCAAATAGACTTACCCTCGATCGAGGATATCCCTGAAATCAATCCTTTTGTCTAA
- a CDS encoding J domain-containing protein, with amino-acid sequence MTGNHYQTLEISHKSTPEEIKRAYRRLARQFHPDSQNDSASHDKIVAINAAYEILSDPRLRKDYDNQLIANSPEKRAQRTATAQANYHRYKETVQEDEALVKQWYNQTYSPINRLIGQIIRPLKGQIDHLSADPFDDRLMAVFQDYLETCRQNLDRAKTLFSQRPNPAKMAKVAASLYYCLNHLTDGLEELETFTLNYDDRSLHTGQEMFRMAQRLQVEAKQIASQCQN; translated from the coding sequence ATGACCGGCAACCACTACCAAACCTTAGAAATTAGCCATAAATCGACCCCTGAGGAGATTAAACGGGCTTATCGGCGTTTAGCCAGACAATTCCATCCCGATAGTCAAAACGATAGTGCCAGTCACGATAAAATCGTCGCTATTAACGCCGCCTACGAGATTTTAAGCGATCCGAGACTAAGAAAGGACTACGATAACCAACTAATCGCCAATTCTCCCGAAAAACGCGCCCAACGCACCGCCACCGCCCAAGCAAATTATCATCGTTACAAAGAAACGGTCCAGGAAGACGAGGCCCTAGTCAAACAGTGGTATAACCAGACCTATAGCCCGATTAATCGCCTGATCGGTCAAATTATCCGGCCCCTCAAAGGTCAGATCGATCACCTATCCGCGGATCCCTTCGATGATCGGTTAATGGCTGTTTTTCAAGACTATCTAGAAACCTGTCGCCAAAATCTCGATCGAGCCAAAACCCTCTTTTCCCAACGGCCTAATCCTGCCAAAATGGCTAAAGTGGCCGCTTCTCTCTACTACTGTCTCAATCATCTCACTGACGGACTAGAAGAATTAGAAACCTTTACCCTTAACTACGATGATCGCTCTCTCCACACTGGTCAAGAAATGTTTCGTATGGCCCAGCGTTTACAGGTAGAAGCTAAACAGATAGCCAGTCAGTGCCAAAATTAA